GGCACGGCAAGATGTTTCGATCCTCTTATAAATGACATTAATCGAATATAAAAATCAATAGATTTGAAAGAAAGCCTTAAATTATTTGTTAGGTGGCGGCTCCTTTCTGTCATTGATTTGCAAGGCCCTTTGCCCGGTGAGTGGGCGTAGGGAGAGGCTCAAGCTGCTTATAAGAGGGGATGCCTGTCTAAGTCGGCGATGACCGGAATCTTTATCCACGCGATCGATTGGATTTTCACAAGAAGACACAAAAGGCCGGGAAGGTATCCCCTCCCGGCCTTTTTGCGTTTTCGGGGAAATGGAAACCCCCGGTTTACCCAGTAAAGTTAAGAATTAATTCATCCACCCGGAAAGACAGTGACTCCCGGTGCGCTTGCTTCCCGCCCGCCGACTTTCGGCAAGGAACCTAGTCGTCCTTGCTCCTGTTCTTCCCGCAGGCAATGCCACGCCCGGGCAGCGCCTAGAGCGAGCAGGGCATGCGGTGCGAAGGACAGCCCCAGCCGGACCGCCGCCGCTGCAACTCGTGGAAGCGGCAAACTTCTTGCGAGGTAGCCAACTGCGAAGGCGATCCCCACTGCCCCCAAGGGCCGACGGACGATCATGGATTCCACGTCGGCTTGGACCTCGCGAGCGCGGGCCTTGCCTTCAGAAATCTTGGTCTCGACCCATTGGTCGGCATCGAGACGTTCACGCGGTGAGACGTTCATGGAAATAGGGAGGGGGGTTGGGATTACCAACGGGAGCGGAGTTTCGACATTTCGCGGGTCACACGATCCACGGTTTTTCCATCGCGCAAGGTATCATAAGCGTGATGCAGCCCTTTTCTTGCGGCAGGAATCACCGATTTTTCGATCATCCGGGTAAAACGTTCCCCTCTTGTACGACGGTGACCGCCTCGGGAGAAAAACAAGACCCCCAAAGCAACCCCGGCCACGGCGAAGCCCGCAACTTCTGCCAGAGGCATGGTCCTCAAGCGCCTTCCGGCACCCCTCAAGACTTCGCCCAACTGCACGCCCAGCGGTGCCTGATGAAGTTCATTCCAATGTTGTTCCGAGTCCACCATGCGGCTCTCGGCATTCTCATCGATCGATAGTGGTTTCATGGCTGATCCTACCATCGCACGATATGGGCCACCGCCAATCGATACTGCGCAAGCTTTTCCAAACGAGTCCCTTAGGTCGCTTGCCAGAAAGGCTCCCCGCTGCTTCAAAGGTGCGACTTACCCCTCCCTCCAAGAAGCAGCGGCGCAAAATGCACAACCTATTCAGCGTGCGGTCAGCAAGAGCGCCCCGATGATTCCTGCCTGTTGTTCCAGATGAGGTGCCACGATGTAGGGCTTGTGCTGGATCGGGGCGAAATACCCCGCGGCGATCTCGTTCAAAAGAGTCTCCACCTTTTCGTGGAAGCCTTCCGCTTGGGACACGCCGCCGCCGATGATGACACGTTCGGGAGCTACGATTCCCACCAGCGAGAGTGCTCCGTGAGCGAGATACCAAGCTTCCGTGTTCCAGGCCGGATGATCGGGCGGAAGTTCGTGGGCAGGCTTGCCCCAGCGCGCGGCCATGGAGGGACCGCTGGCCAGCCCTTCGAGGCAATCGGCATGGAAGGGACACACTCCCGCGAAGTGGTCATCCGGTTTGCGTGGCACTTTTAGATGCCCGAATTCCGGGTGCAGGGTTCCGTGGATCAAATGCCCTCCGCTGAGGATCCCGGCACCGATTCCGGTGCCGATCGTGATGTAAGCCACATCCTCCATCCCGCTTGCGGCACCGATCCGTGCCTCGGCCAGAGCAGCGGCATTCACGTCAGTCTCGATGGTGACTTGCGCTCCGGGGAAGGCCTCATGCAGCGCGCCAATGATCGAGTAGTCGGCCCAGCCCGGCTTGGGTGTGGCGAGTAGCTTGCCATAGTTGCCGTGACGAGGGACTACTCCCAGCGGGCCGAAAGCCGCCACTCCGATCGCGGATGGCGTGCCCCGTTCGCGTAGCCAGCCCGTCGCCCGGCTAAAAGTTTCTTCCGGCGTGGTTGTGGGAAAACGCCACTCTTCGGTGACGGCCCCTTCTCCGGTTCCGGTTGCGACGACGGTTTTCGTTCCTCCGAGCTCGATGCCTGCGATCATGAATCTATCTGGCGTCCGCGGCGGCAGCGAGTGCCTCGCGCGTGAGACGAGTGATCTCAGACCACTGGCCCTCGTTTACCAGCGATTTCTCTACCATCCACGATCCTCCGATCGCCGCGACGATGGGGAGCCTCAGATATGCCTCAAGCAGTGCGGACGTGATTCCTCCGGTCGGCACGAATTTCACGCCGGTGTGGGCGTAGGGTCCCGCCAGTGCCTTCAGCATGGCGGTCCCGCCCGCGACCTCGGCGGGGAAGAATTTGAGCAGCTTGCAACCGAGAGACAGCGCCTGCTCGACCTCGCCCGGCGTCATCACCCCGGGTGAAAATTGCAGTCCGGCCTCCCGCGCTTTGGTCACAATCTTCGGGTTGAGACCCGGCGCGAGCCCGAAGACCGCTCCCGCATCCCTCGCGCGCGACACTTGGTCCTCGTCCAGCAGCGTTCCCGCACCGAGGAGAATCTCGGGAAAGGTTTTCGCGATCCGCCGGATTGATTCCTCCGCCGCCGGGGTGCGGAAGGTGATCTCCATGATGTCGAGCCCGCCTGCCAGCAAGGCCTCGGCAAGGGGTTCAGCGGAGCCCGCGTCATCAAGGACGACGACGGGGACAATGCGCTTGGCGAGCACGCGTTCGATCATGCAGGGGTCTCCTGCTGGATTTCCGACTTGAGTTCAAATATGAATTTGAAATTCATCAGTGAAATCAGATGAGCAAGCTTTCGATACCCTCCGAAGAGCGCCGCTATGGCGCGCCAGCCTTGGACAAGGGGCTCGATATTTTGGAGCACCTCTCCCATGAGAGCTTGCCGCTTGGCCAACTCGAGATCGCGCGGGCATTGGGCCGCACGCCGGGCGAGATCTACCGGATGCTGATGTGCCTCGAAGAGCGTGGCTACGTGATGCGGGACGAAGGCAGCGGAAAATTCCGCCTTACCTTGCGACTCTACGAACTAAGCCATCGTCAGAATTCCACCACCCTGCTGAGGAAAGCGGCGCGCTTGCCAATGGAGTCGATCGCCGAAACCGTCGGCCAAGCCTGCCATCTCAGCGTGATGAACGGCCCCATGCTGCTGGTGCTGATGGAGCGCATGCCCGCCTGCCAAGTTTGCCTGGCGGTTGGAGAAGGCTCGCGGATGCCCGTGCTGCAGTCCACCTCGGGGAAGCTATTGCTCGCGAACTGGCCTGAAGCTGAAGCCTTGGAATTTCTGGACCAGCTTCCCGATTTCCGGGACGCCTCGAAGGCCTATCGGCACAAGCTTTTACAGGCCTTGGCGGACCTCCGCGGAGCCGCTCATTGCCATGTCTCCAGTAGCACGACGGAAGGCGTGGCTGACATCGCCGTGCCGGTCGGCGTTCCAGGCTCTGATGTCGCTGGAGCTTTAGTCATCTCCTATCTCTCCGGAACGAAGAGCGGTGAGAAGAATTATCCCCGCTACTTGGAGGCTCTCAAGGCAGGGGCAAACGAAATCAACCGCAACCTGGGGATCGCCTGATGAACGCGACCGACAATCGGAAAGAAATGTCCCGTGCTGCTGCGGGTCCGGTCAGCCAGCGGGACATCGCCCGGCATTTCGGGGTGAGTCACGTGACCGTCTCGCTTGCCCTGCGCCATAGCAACCGTGTTTCGAAATCGCTGGGCGACCGGATCCGTGATCACGCGGAGGCAGTCGGCTATCAGCGCGATCCGCTCCTCGCCGCACTTGCCGCCTACCGCTATCGGAAATCGCGACATACCATCCGCGGTGTCGTTGCGTGGATCAATGCATGGCCCGATTCAGGCCGGATGCTTCTTGATCCGTGCATCTCCCGCTATTGGCAGGGAGCAAGCGAAGCTGCGACGGAATCTGGCTATCGCCTCGAAGAGTTCCGGCTCGGCACGGATCTGAGCGCGGAGCGGCTGCATCAGGTCCTGAGGACCCGAAATATCCAAGGGATCCTCTTGCCGCCTCATTCACCTGTCACGGATTGGCATGGGTTGCCATGGGAGGACTATGACATTGTCGGCCTCGGCTCATGGGAACATGGCCCGCGGTCGCAGCGTGTCATGCCCGCCATAAAGGCGAATCTTTCCATGGCGCTCGGAAAGATCACTGCTGCCGGATATGCCCGCATCGCCTGCGTCAGCGGGAACTCGGTTCTACGGGAGTCTGGCTACTGCATGGAAGAGTGGCTTCCTTCGATGAAGCGCCATGTCGAGGTCCCCTTCCTCGATCTGGCCGAAGTTTCCGGGGAAGCGGCCGTCCGCCTGGCAGGGGATTGGATCCGCCGGAACCGGATTGAAGCCGTTCTAACAGATCACGTGCCTTTGGCCCGCTCCTTGAGGGAGGCCCGATTCCCGGTCGTTACCATGAGCGCCAGCGAGGGATCAAAGTTGACGGGGGTCGATCCGGAGTTCGAGGAGATCGGCCGTACCGCCGTACGTATGCTCGACTCGCTCACCAGCGAGGGAACTGGCGGACCCGCACGTCTCTTCCGGCAAGTCGCCATTGAAGGTACTTGGCGCGAGGGGAGCAGCTTTCCGGGCTGACTAGCGTGCCTTCTTTCTTGCGGGTGGCTTGGCTGGCTTCAGCGGCAAGCTGATGCCATCGATCCAAGTGCCTTCGACAAGGATTTGCCGCATGAGCGAGGGGATGCCGCGGGTGCCGTCGTTGATCAGGGCGTTCAAAGTCAGGAAGCCGACCCGCCCGGTTTCTTCAGGATTCTGGTTGATCCCGCTGTCGATCCCTGTGTCCAGCACCGTGGTGGCCGCGAGCCCGATCTCCCCGGGGCAAGAGATTCCGGCCTTCTTGAGATAAGAGGAAACGCCAGGCAGATCCGTATAAATGGCGTCCACCCCATGGTCCTTGATCCAGGCTGCCAATCGGGCGGATGCCGGTCCCGCAGCGAACTCGCCAAGATGCAGGATCGGAACACGACGCGATTCATCTACTTCGCGCTGGGCTGCCAGGAAACCCGCCTCGAAAAGATGGCCATTCCGGCGCAGGTCGCCCCCTGTGGTCACAAAACCGATTCTCTCGTAACCCCGCTCGCTCATCGTTGCGAAAGCCCGCAAGGTGTTGCCGACTTGATCGGAGGTCACCAGGTGTGCACGCGGAAAGCGGAGCGAGCGCCCGAAGCGCACCACGGAATACTCCGACCAAGGAAAGTCCTCCCAATTCGGCTCATGGCGATGCGGCGGCAGGAGCAGGCCGCGAATATCCCGCGTGGAAAGAATTTCGTGGAGCCGTTGGGGACTGAGGTTCGTTCCTCCGATCCGGAATTCCTCAAGGCGGTAGCCGAATTTTTCCGCCGCCGCGTGGGCACCCTTCCAATAGAGATCGAATTCACGGAAGCTCCGCAGCTTGTCCGGCTCGGGCCAAGCATTGATCCAAGCAATGGCCGAGGTAATGGGATGATCCGATTTGCCCCGCCGGTAGTTCGCCAGCGCCGCGAGCATGGGATCAGGGCGATAGCCGAGACGTTCCGCCGTTTCCTGCACCTTCATCCTCATCTCTGCCGAGATCCGCGGATGATTTCGCAGTGCCAGCGACACGGTCACATGCGTCACGCCGACTTCCTTTGCGATGTCCCGCAGGCTCACGCGCTTGGGCGAAGAATCAGGGGAAGTGCTCATGGCTACCTGAAACATCCAGTGTAACCCTTACGGCCGGGCGAGCGAAATGTATGACAACTGGATCTCTTCGTCCTTGAGAGAAGCCTTTTGCCAAGCCGCCTTCGGAGCAAAAAAAAGAGGCACCTTTAAAAGGTGCCTTCTTTATCACCGAACCTCTCTCACTGAGAGAGGATGGTGGGCAGGGCTGGATTCGAACCAGCGAAGTCGTAAGACAGCAGATTTACAGTCTGCCCCGTTTGGCCGCTCCGGAACCTACCCTTTGTTTCGGCGGGGACGGAGAACTAGGGGGGAGGGCGGTCTTTGGCAAGGGAAAATCCGACTTTGTTAGATCCGCCCGACCCTCTTTTTCCCGCGAGTTTACCAGAGGGTTCGCCCCCCGTTGACAATCAAGGTTTGGCCGGTGAGGAAGGAAGATTCGTCCGCCGCGAAAAAGCTCACGGCGTGAGCGATGTCCGAGGGCTTTCCCCAGCGTCCGATCGGGATTGTGGAAAGGTAGCTGGCCTTGGTCTTTTCCGGCACGTCATCGTGGCGCTCCACCGGGATCCAGCCGGGTGCCACCGTGTTCACGGTGATCCCGTGGGGAGCCAGCTCGTTCGCCATCGAGCGGCTCCAGCCGATCTGCCCGCCCTTGGCGGCCACGTAGGCGCTGAATTCCGGGACTCCGGCGTGGAAAACCTCGCTGGTGATATTGATGATCCGGCCGCTCTGGCGCTCCTTCATCCGCGGGATCAGGCGCTTCGCCAGCAGGAAGGGGCTCTTGATGAAGGCGTCCACCATCGATTGGTGATCTTCCCAAGTGTAGTCCTCGAGCTTCTTCATGGGTTGGAAGGGGGTAGCGTTTGCCACGACCACATCCACGTGGCCGAAGCGGGCCTCGATCTCGCTGGCCATGCGGTTCACCTCGCCCTCGTCCATGACGTCGCCGGTCACCAGCATCGCCTCGCCTCCGGAAGCCCGGATTCCGGCGACTACCGCTTGGCCAGCTTCCTGGCTGGAGACGCAATTGACCACGACCTTCGCTCCCGCGGCCGCCAAGGTTTCTGCAATGATGCGACCGAGCCCTCGGCTCGATCCGGTCACCCAGGCGACACGGCCGTCCAGGCGGAATGGGTTTTTGACTACCGACATGTGGATAAGATGTAACGAAGTGGTCTTACGCGGCCAAGAGTCAACCGCGTTTCAAAATGACGCAGGTAGTCGAATTGCGTGCAATTCGCGTCATGCAGCGGCTCCGATACCCGGGAAGGGATTGAGGAGTCGGCACATTGGCTCGTTTGATTTGCGTTTCTAAAGAAACCGGGCGCTGACAAAGAGGGGCTTTTCGTGGGGTAATCCGGACCGTGAACCGGACGCTGGCAGCCCTCTTCCTTATCTTTCCTCTCTTGGCCGCGCGGGCCGCGGAGAAGCCGAATGTGCTCGTTCTCTTTGCCGATGACATGGCGTGGAAAACCGTGCGCTCCCTTGGCCATGAGGATATCGACACCCCGAATCTCGACCGTCTCGCCGCCCGTGGGACCACATTCACCCACGCCTACAATCCGGGTGGCTGGCATGGTGCGATCTGCGTGGCCAGCCGGACCATGCTGATGACCGGTCGTCCCCTGTGGCAGGCGAAGGCCGCCGAGCCACGTCTTGGGCCCGATTTCGTTGAGCGTGGCAAGATGTGGCCGCAGCAGATGGCAGCCCAGGGTTACCGGACCTGCTTTGCCGGGAAGTGGCACATCGAGACGCCCCACAAGCCGCTCTTCAATCAGGTCGGCCATTTCCGGAAGGGCGGCATGGCACCCGACGCCCAGAACGCCTATTTCCGTCCGGAGGAAGGCAAGCCGGATACTTGGAGCGCCAGTGATCCGAAAGAGGGCGGCTTCTGGACCGGCGGCAAGCATTGGAGCGAGGTCATGGTGGATGACTTCACCGGCTTCCTCGGCGATCCCGATCCGCGGCCATGGTTCATGTATCTCGCCTTCAATGCGCCTCATGATCCCCGCCAGTCGCCGCAGGAGGTGCTCGATCGCTATCCTCTTTCGCGCGTGAAGCTGCCCGCGAATTTCCTGCCGCTCTATCCGCATCGCGCGGCCATGGGGGCGGACAAGGGCCTGCGGGACGAGAACCTGGCACCCTTCCCGCGGACGCCTTACGCCGTCCAGACCCACCGCCGGGAATACTATGCGGCCATTACGTTCCTGGATACCCAGGTCGGGCGCATCCTCGATGAGCTGGAGAAGAGCGAGGCGGGGAAGAATACCTTCATCATCTTCACCGCCGACCACGGCCTCGCCTGCGGGGAGCACGGGCTGATGGGAAAACAAAATCTCTATGATGCCAGCGTGCGCGTGCCCTTCATCGTCGCCGGACCGGGCGTGCCTGCCGGTGCGAAGATCGATTCGCCCGTCTATCTGCAGGACGCCATGCCTACCACCATCAAGCTTGCCGGAGGCATGGTCTCCGCGGACGTCGGCTTCTCCGACTTGAAGCCGCTCTGGGAGGGGAAGGGCCAGCCCCGAGACGCTGCTATCGGTGCCTTCCGCGATCTCCAGCGGATGATCGAAAAGGACGGGAAGAAGCTCATCCTTTATCCGCAGGCGAAAGTGATGCGAGTCTTCGACCTGAAGAAGGATCCCGATGAGATGAATGACCTCGCCGCAACCGGCGAAGGAAAGGCCTTGGCGGTGCCGCTCTTCCAGCGTTTGCTGGAGATCCAGCAGGAGACCGGCGATCCCCTCGATCTGCGTCCCTCCTTCCCTGATCTGGCGGTGACGGTGGACGGCGAAAAATCCCGTTAAATCCACGGTTTTGTGGTTTTCATGGCCGGGCAGGACCTCCTAGCGTCCGCGCCATGGCTATCGACGTGTCCTTGCTTGCCCGTGTCTGTGAAGCTCCCGGCGCGCCGGGATTCGAGAAGCTCATCCGCGAACTCGTCCTGGAGGAGATCAAGGATCTCGCCGATGAGATCCGCGTCGACAACATGGGCAACGTGGTCGCCCTGAAGAAGGGCAAGTCTTCCGCCAAGCGCGCGATGGCCGCGGCGCACATGGACGAGATCGGTTTCATCGTCACCCACGTCGATGACAAGGGCTTCATCCGCTTCAATCCCCTCGGCGGCTTCGATGCGAAGACCCTCACTTCCCAGCGCGTGATCGTTCACGGGAAGAAGGACATCATCGGCGTGATGGGCTCGAAGCCGACCCACATCATGCAGCCGGAAGACCGTAACAAGCCGGCCAAGATCACCGATTACTTCATTGACACCGGCTTGCTGAAGAAGGAGGTCGAGAAATTCGTCGAAGTCGGCAACCCCGTCACCCGCTGGAGCCCGCTGCTTGAGCTCGGCGAGTGTGTGAACGTGAAGTCCCTCGACAATCGCGTGTGTGTCTTCCTGCTGATCGAGGCCCTGCGCGCGCTGCAGAAGAGCAGGAAGAAGCCTGCCTACGACTTCTACGCCGTCTTCACCGTTCAGGAAGAAGTCGGTCTCCGCGGTGCGAATGTCTCCGCCCTCGAGATCAAACCGGACTTCGGTTTCGGTCTCGACACCACCATCGCCTACGATGTTCCCGGCTCCACACCGCAGGAGCGCTGCACCGCGCTCGGTGAAGGTGCCGGTATCAAGATCATGGATAGCTCCGTGATCTGCGATTACCGCATGGTTGCCTTCATGAAGAAGACGGCGGATGCCCACAAGATCAAGTGGCAGCCGGAGATCCTCGCTGCCGGTGGCACGGATACCGCGGGTCTTCAGCGCATGGTTCCCGGCGGTTCCATCGCCGGTGCCGTTTCGGTTCCCACGCGCCACATTCACCAGACCATCGAGACGGTGAACAAGAATGACCTCCAGGCCTCCATCGATCTGCTGGTTGCCTGCGTCTGCGAGTTGGACAAGGGCGATTGGAGGTTCTGAGGTCACACCGTTTTCCGGGGGCTGGAGAGGCCCCCGGGATCACCGGACGCCCTACCTGTTCCGCCTGTTAAAACAGGAAAAATAACAGGCGGAAATTGCCGGGGAGTATCAGGCGGGCGATCGGAACATTCTTTGGCTGCTGCGTGTTCATCGGGGTTCGAGGGGTAATTCGACGCCACGGTGGCAGAGGCGAGATAGGGAATGAAGCGGCGCCAGAGGTCCCCGGCGTTTTGCTGTGGTTAGGAATGGAGCGGCGGCAGATTGTTGCCAGCGGGGTGGAGTGCAGGAGGGGCTGTCTCACGAAATTTCCTGTCACGGATTCGCGTGGTCGGAGAATACGGGATGAATCATGGAAGCATCCGACCGCCAGCTGCTGGACCGGTACCTCGCCGGGAACGACGAGGCGGCCTTTCGTCTCCTGGTCGAGCGCTACCTGAGCCTGGTCCATGCCGTTGCCCGCCGGGTGACGCGCAGTGAGGATTTGGCGCGGGATGTCTCCCAGAGCGTTTTCGTGCGGTTGGCCTCCCACGCTGCCTTGATCCCTGCCGGGCTGAGTCTAACCGCGTGGCTGCACCGGACCACGCAATCGCTCGCGGCCAGTCTGGTCCGCGGGGAGGAACGCCGGAAGAAACGCGAACGGCTGGTGGCCACCACTGAGATGAATGCGAACGACGACCCTCCACGCTCGCAGGAGTGGGATGCCCTGGCACCGGTGATCGACCGCTTGGTGGATGCGCTCCCAAGCGCTGATCGCGAACTCGTCCTCGCCCGCTTCTACCGGGGTGAAGCGCACGCCGTGATCGCCGCCAGATTGGGCCTGAGCGAGGTGCTCGCCCGCAAGCGCAGTTCGCGCGCGCTGGAGAAACTCCGGTCCATGCTGGGGAAGCGGGGGATCACCACGACTTCCTCGGCGCTGGCCACGCTGCTTCCTGCGCATGCGTCGTCTGCTTCCGCCCCGGCGGCTTTGAAGGGACTTATCTTGCAGGCGGCCCAAGGCGTCACTCCGCTGGTTCCCACAGGCTTCCAAGCCGTAATTCTCGTCATGAATGCCACCCAGAAATCCCTGATCATCGCCGCTGCTGCGGTCTTTATCGCGTCGCTGGGATATGCGGCACGGCCTGTTGGAGCGGCTCCGCCCCCAGCCGTCATTTCCTCCGGAACCAAGCTTTCCGGAGAGCAAGCGTCCTTGCCCGCGAGCGCCCGCACGCCGCGGAACCAGCCATCTCTCCCTGCCACCGCGGAGGGGCGCCGGGCGCGCCTTGATGCGATCCTCTCCATTGAGAACGCCCTGACCAAGCGGCGGGAAATGCTGGACTTCGCCTCGCAGCTTCAGCCGGAGCACTTCAAGGATCTCCACGCCGCGTTCGATGAATACTATCAACGGCTCTACTCCTCGCCAGGGGCGGGGACGGTGAACCTCGGCCCGGAGCATAAGATCCTGGCCACTGCCTGGTCTCGCAAGGATCCCGAGAGCGTGCTAGCCGTCCTGAAATCGGACTACCATACCGTGCTGGGATTCGCCTTGGGAGCCACCCATCCCAGAGAAGCATTGGAATGGGCGAAGGAGGCGAGCCCCTACTATCGGGGAAGTCTTCTGAGCGGGGTAGGAAGCGTCGATCTCCCCGCTGCGGTCACCGCAATGTTGGAGGGTGTTCCGGAGGAACAGCGGTCGGGGAGTCTCCACTGGATATGCAGCCGCATGAGCGATCAGCCTGACATCGTGGCAAGGATCGTAGGGATAGCCGAGCCTGGTGCGGAGCGCTCCGCATTGGTCCGCGCCTTGGTAGAGAACGAAGGAAGATCGGTTCCAAATGCCCCCATCGTATGGGAAGTCCTCAAGTCCGAGCCTGAGGTCCTGCAACAGACCAATATCGAGCGGTTTTTCCTCAATCTGGGCCTCATGGTGCCTGAGACCGCCAGCGAAGCTCTTCAAGAGATGGAGCCGGGACCGGTCCGGTCGAAGGCGTTCAAAGGTGTTGTCACCGCGCTAGCCTCGCAGCGGAGCGCGCGAGCCGCCTTTGAACTGCTGGACCGTTATCCGGAGGAGTCCGGGGACAAGCTGGTTTCCGAGCTGGTGAGCTACGACATGAGCAGAAATCCCAGCGGCGAGACCATCGCCTATCTGGCGAGAATCCAGAACCCGGAGATGAGGGAAAGCGAGCAGCTCCGCCAGCTCCAGCAGTGGCGGGCCAAGAATCCGGATGCCGTGCAGGCTTGGCTCGAAGCCAATCCCGAGGCGGTAACTGAGAAGGTTCGCGCTGCCATGCATTCACCTGTGGAGCAGCCGTCCGCACCCATCGACTTCCGCCCCGTCGAGACGCCATGAAAGCCTCCTCCACCCGTTTGCTGACCGCAGTTCTTGTCGTAGCGCTTCTCGCCGGATCCGGGGTTTGCGTAGCGCTCCGGCATTCGGCGGACGAACGCCGCGACGAAGAGAGCCGGGCTTTAGCCGCCAGTCTCTCTCCTGGCAGCCAAGGCAAAGTGACGGAACGTGGCGCGGCTGAATCAGGTCCTGCTCCGACACGCATCGGAGATCGTGCTGCCTTTCAGCAGCGGCTCTCCAGTCTCCTGATTACTGGCGACCCAATCGCACGGACCCAGGATTTGCTGGGGATGATCGACGGTCTGAATCCGGCTGATTTCCCCGCCTTCTACGAAGAGATGAAGAAGATCTGCAAGAATGGTGGCGACCCGACGTACGGCGATCCGATGTTGCTCCTGGTCCTCGCCGCTTGGGCGGAGGTAGATCCCGAGACGGCCCTTCAGGAGGAACTCAAGGAGAAGCTCTTCCGGGACAGTACCGCGCTGAAGGTCTGGGTAGAACGAGATCCCACAAGAGCGCTTGCCTGGCTCAAGGAGAATGGAAAGTCCGCAGCACTGGTTGGCCAAGCACTGCGGATTCTGGTCAGTCACGATCCGGAGACAGCCTTGGCTTGGGCAATGCGCCATGACGCCGGCGACAGGGACCATGGCGCACTCGGCATCGTGTTGAAGGGAATGCTGCCCAAGCGTTTGAAGGAAGTGATCCGGGAGTTTTCGCAGCTACCGGTCGAAACGCGACAGAGCGTGATCGTTCCCTTGGGAGCTGAGATCGGCAGACTCAGTGCGGAAGAGCAGCGTGAGTGGCTGGAATCTTTTTCTCCGGGAGAGGCAAGGGACGAAGCGGTGGCCGCGATGGTTTCCGGAATGAAGACGCTGGATGAACGCCTGAAACTGCTGGCTGACTATCCCGGCGCGCTGAACCGGCCGGGAGCCGGCCAAATCTACGAGCAGTGGATGGCGCAGAACTATGAAGCGGCATTGGAAAGCCTCGGGAAGCTTCCCAAGGGCGCTAACAAGAACGCCGCCGTCGCGGCTTCGGTCGACGGGCTCATCTATAAAGGCCAGCCCCGGCAGGCCTTGGAGGTGATGAACCGCAATCCCGAGTCGGTCGACAAATGGCTCTTGTTACAGTGGATGGAGGTTGCCACCAACAATCAGAAGGAGTGGGACTTGGCCCTTTCGACAATTGAAAGAGTGGGAAATCAAGAGTCGCGTGAGTTCCTCTACCGCGAAACCCTGGACCGGTGGCTGACCTACAATCGCAAGGCCGCCCGCGATTGGATCGATTCGCACGGCGAGCTGCCGGA
This portion of the Luteolibacter luteus genome encodes:
- a CDS encoding ROK family protein, with protein sequence MIAGIELGGTKTVVATGTGEGAVTEEWRFPTTTPEETFSRATGWLRERGTPSAIGVAAFGPLGVVPRHGNYGKLLATPKPGWADYSIIGALHEAFPGAQVTIETDVNAAALAEARIGAASGMEDVAYITIGTGIGAGILSGGHLIHGTLHPEFGHLKVPRKPDDHFAGVCPFHADCLEGLASGPSMAARWGKPAHELPPDHPAWNTEAWYLAHGALSLVGIVAPERVIIGGGVSQAEGFHEKVETLLNEIAAGYFAPIQHKPYIVAPHLEQQAGIIGALLLTAR
- the eda gene encoding bifunctional 4-hydroxy-2-oxoglutarate aldolase/2-dehydro-3-deoxy-phosphogluconate aldolase, coding for MIERVLAKRIVPVVVLDDAGSAEPLAEALLAGGLDIMEITFRTPAAEESIRRIAKTFPEILLGAGTLLDEDQVSRARDAGAVFGLAPGLNPKIVTKAREAGLQFSPGVMTPGEVEQALSLGCKLLKFFPAEVAGGTAMLKALAGPYAHTGVKFVPTGGITSALLEAYLRLPIVAAIGGSWMVEKSLVNEGQWSEITRLTREALAAAADAR
- a CDS encoding IclR family transcriptional regulator, yielding MSKLSIPSEERRYGAPALDKGLDILEHLSHESLPLGQLEIARALGRTPGEIYRMLMCLEERGYVMRDEGSGKFRLTLRLYELSHRQNSTTLLRKAARLPMESIAETVGQACHLSVMNGPMLLVLMERMPACQVCLAVGEGSRMPVLQSTSGKLLLANWPEAEALEFLDQLPDFRDASKAYRHKLLQALADLRGAAHCHVSSSTTEGVADIAVPVGVPGSDVAGALVISYLSGTKSGEKNYPRYLEALKAGANEINRNLGIA
- a CDS encoding LacI family DNA-binding transcriptional regulator, which encodes MSRAAAGPVSQRDIARHFGVSHVTVSLALRHSNRVSKSLGDRIRDHAEAVGYQRDPLLAALAAYRYRKSRHTIRGVVAWINAWPDSGRMLLDPCISRYWQGASEAATESGYRLEEFRLGTDLSAERLHQVLRTRNIQGILLPPHSPVTDWHGLPWEDYDIVGLGSWEHGPRSQRVMPAIKANLSMALGKITAAGYARIACVSGNSVLRESGYCMEEWLPSMKRHVEVPFLDLAEVSGEAAVRLAGDWIRRNRIEAVLTDHVPLARSLREARFPVVTMSASEGSKLTGVDPEFEEIGRTAVRMLDSLTSEGTGGPARLFRQVAIEGTWREGSSFPG
- a CDS encoding LacI family DNA-binding transcriptional regulator produces the protein MSTSPDSSPKRVSLRDIAKEVGVTHVTVSLALRNHPRISAEMRMKVQETAERLGYRPDPMLAALANYRRGKSDHPITSAIAWINAWPEPDKLRSFREFDLYWKGAHAAAEKFGYRLEEFRIGGTNLSPQRLHEILSTRDIRGLLLPPHRHEPNWEDFPWSEYSVVRFGRSLRFPRAHLVTSDQVGNTLRAFATMSERGYERIGFVTTGGDLRRNGHLFEAGFLAAQREVDESRRVPILHLGEFAAGPASARLAAWIKDHGVDAIYTDLPGVSSYLKKAGISCPGEIGLAATTVLDTGIDSGINQNPEETGRVGFLTLNALINDGTRGIPSLMRQILVEGTWIDGISLPLKPAKPPARKKAR
- a CDS encoding SDR family NAD(P)-dependent oxidoreductase; amino-acid sequence: MSVVKNPFRLDGRVAWVTGSSRGLGRIIAETLAAAGAKVVVNCVSSQEAGQAVVAGIRASGGEAMLVTGDVMDEGEVNRMASEIEARFGHVDVVVANATPFQPMKKLEDYTWEDHQSMVDAFIKSPFLLAKRLIPRMKERQSGRIINITSEVFHAGVPEFSAYVAAKGGQIGWSRSMANELAPHGITVNTVAPGWIPVERHDDVPEKTKASYLSTIPIGRWGKPSDIAHAVSFFAADESSFLTGQTLIVNGGRTLW
- a CDS encoding sulfatase-like hydrolase/transferase, yielding MNRTLAALFLIFPLLAARAAEKPNVLVLFADDMAWKTVRSLGHEDIDTPNLDRLAARGTTFTHAYNPGGWHGAICVASRTMLMTGRPLWQAKAAEPRLGPDFVERGKMWPQQMAAQGYRTCFAGKWHIETPHKPLFNQVGHFRKGGMAPDAQNAYFRPEEGKPDTWSASDPKEGGFWTGGKHWSEVMVDDFTGFLGDPDPRPWFMYLAFNAPHDPRQSPQEVLDRYPLSRVKLPANFLPLYPHRAAMGADKGLRDENLAPFPRTPYAVQTHRREYYAAITFLDTQVGRILDELEKSEAGKNTFIIFTADHGLACGEHGLMGKQNLYDASVRVPFIVAGPGVPAGAKIDSPVYLQDAMPTTIKLAGGMVSADVGFSDLKPLWEGKGQPRDAAIGAFRDLQRMIEKDGKKLILYPQAKVMRVFDLKKDPDEMNDLAATGEGKALAVPLFQRLLEIQQETGDPLDLRPSFPDLAVTVDGEKSR